The Chroococcidiopsis sp. TS-821 genome includes a region encoding these proteins:
- a CDS encoding DUF6825 family protein, which produces MSNPFVKAFFVGRAVAEIFNEQLENALTDALSELGKLDAELREQMRQFSDEVMERANREMEMEMTSRGRGTTVVTPNTQPVDTQAMIDDLRAEIALLRTEIQRYRSNSGTST; this is translated from the coding sequence ATGAGTAATCCTTTTGTAAAAGCTTTTTTTGTTGGCAGAGCTGTTGCTGAAATCTTCAATGAGCAGCTAGAAAATGCCCTAACCGACGCGCTCAGCGAACTAGGTAAACTCGATGCTGAACTCCGAGAGCAAATGCGCCAATTTTCGGATGAAGTCATGGAACGGGCAAATCGGGAAATGGAAATGGAAATGACCTCTAGGGGTAGAGGGACAACAGTTGTTACGCCAAATACGCAACCTGTCGATACACAAGCAATGATCGACGATCTTCGCGCTGAAATTGCTTTGTTACGGACAGAAATACAGCGCTATCGCAGTAATTCTGGCACAAGCACCTAA
- a CDS encoding AarF/ABC1/UbiB kinase family protein, with product MSVLPANSVKTLRYTNNLETGYKEKSYRWNRENYSSKRRFVDIWLFVIRLLAGFWYNNKSWSYAGGVTDAKRSARRKRQAIWIRNKLLDLGPTFIKVGQLFSTRADLFPSEYVEELAKLQDKVPAFSYAQVETIIEQELGKKIPELFTSFEPIPIAAASLGQVHKAQLHSGEIVVVKVQRPGLRKLFEIDLKILRGITQYFQNHPKWGRGRDWIGIYEECCRILWEEIEYINEGRNADTFRRNFRAYDWVKVPRVYWRYTSSRVLTLEYVPGIKISHYEALEAAGIDRKLVARQGAEAYLQQLLNDGFFHADPHPGNIAVSPEGALIFYDFGMMGQIKTSVREQLMKTLFGIAQKDAQQVIDSLVALGALVPTDDMGPVRRSIQYMLDHFMDKPFENQSVAAISDDLYEIAYGQPFRFPATFTFVMRAFSTLEGVGKGLDPEFNFMEVAKPFAMDLMTNGNGIEGNSFLNELGRQAAQVGSTAFGLPRRLEDTLEKLERGDIRVRVRSIETERLLRRHSSLQLGTNYAIMISAFTLSATLLFVNHYIWLAIVAAAIAAVVGVALIRLLMRLDRYDRMY from the coding sequence GTGTCTGTTCTTCCTGCTAACTCTGTGAAAACCCTACGGTATACCAATAATCTGGAGACGGGCTATAAAGAAAAGTCCTACCGTTGGAATCGGGAAAATTACTCAAGCAAACGCCGTTTTGTTGACATCTGGCTGTTTGTCATTCGATTGCTGGCTGGTTTTTGGTACAACAACAAATCGTGGAGTTATGCAGGCGGCGTTACTGATGCTAAGCGCAGTGCGCGACGCAAACGACAGGCTATTTGGATTCGCAATAAACTATTAGACTTAGGACCAACTTTTATTAAAGTAGGGCAGTTATTTTCGACGCGAGCCGATCTATTTCCGAGTGAATACGTTGAAGAACTTGCCAAACTCCAAGATAAAGTACCCGCTTTTAGTTATGCGCAAGTAGAAACAATCATTGAGCAAGAACTCGGCAAAAAAATTCCTGAGCTCTTCACAAGTTTTGAACCAATTCCCATCGCCGCCGCCAGCTTAGGTCAAGTTCATAAAGCACAACTGCATTCAGGCGAAATTGTTGTTGTTAAGGTACAACGCCCAGGATTGCGTAAGCTTTTTGAAATTGATTTAAAAATTCTCCGAGGAATTACGCAATACTTCCAAAATCATCCTAAATGGGGACGCGGTCGCGACTGGATAGGAATTTATGAAGAGTGCTGCCGCATTTTATGGGAAGAAATTGAATATATCAACGAAGGGCGGAATGCAGATACTTTTCGGCGCAATTTTCGCGCTTACGATTGGGTAAAAGTTCCCAGAGTCTACTGGCGCTATACATCTTCTAGAGTACTGACTTTAGAATACGTACCTGGAATTAAGATTAGCCACTATGAAGCGCTAGAAGCAGCAGGAATTGACAGAAAATTGGTAGCACGTCAAGGTGCTGAGGCTTATTTACAACAGCTACTCAATGATGGTTTCTTTCATGCCGATCCCCACCCAGGTAACATTGCGGTCAGTCCAGAGGGAGCGCTGATCTTCTACGATTTTGGCATGATGGGTCAGATTAAAACGAGCGTCCGCGAACAACTCATGAAGACGCTGTTTGGTATCGCCCAAAAAGATGCGCAACAAGTTATCGACTCTTTAGTTGCGTTAGGAGCGTTGGTACCCACCGATGATATGGGACCTGTACGGCGCTCAATTCAGTATATGCTGGATCACTTTATGGATAAGCCATTTGAAAATCAATCAGTGGCGGCAATTAGTGACGATCTATACGAAATTGCTTACGGTCAGCCCTTCCGCTTTCCTGCAACTTTTACGTTTGTGATGCGGGCTTTCTCGACGCTAGAGGGTGTTGGTAAGGGCTTAGATCCAGAATTTAATTTTATGGAAGTTGCTAAACCTTTTGCAATGGATCTTATGACAAACGGCAACGGTATTGAAGGTAATAGCTTCTTGAACGAGTTAGGTCGCCAAGCAGCACAGGTGGGTAGCACGGCCTTTGGACTGCCAAGACGTTTAGAGGATACACTAGAAAAGCTAGAGCGGGGTGATATTCGCGTGCGCGTACGTTCAATCGAAACCGAGCGGCTATTACGTCGGCACAGTAGCCTGCAACTAGGAACAAACTACGCGATAATGATCAGTGCTTTTACCCTGTCCGCTACGCTATTATTCGTCAATCATTATATATGGTTGGCAATTGTTGCAGCAGCGATCGCTGCAGTAGTAGGGGTAGCGCTTATACGACTGCTCATGCGCCTTGACCGATACGACCGAATGTATTGA
- a CDS encoding sodium-dependent bicarbonate transport family permease, translated as MDFLSDFLMRFLAQLQSPTLGFLIGGMVVAAVNSRLQVPDAIYQFVVFMLLVKVGLQGGIAIRNANLAEMLLPAVFAMVMGVLIVFIGRYTLAKLPNVKTVDAIATAGLFGAVSGSTLAAALSLLQEQGIEYEAWAAALYPFMDIPALVTAIVLASVYLSKRRAIKEEYLSKQEYLSMQPVIAGEYPSEPRGTVGKYPSEPRGIVCEYPSKPRGITSKQVKIWPIVKESLQGSALSALLLGLALGLLTRPESVFESFYEPLFRGLLSILMLVMGMEATARLSELRKVAHWYAVYAVVAPLLHGLIAFGFGMIAHFATGFSLGGVAILAVIACSSSDISGPPTLRAGIPSANPSAYVGASTAVGTPVAIALGIPLYIGLAQALMGN; from the coding sequence GTGGATTTCTTGTCCGATTTCTTGATGCGCTTCCTGGCGCAGTTACAGTCCCCGACACTCGGCTTTCTGATTGGTGGTATGGTCGTTGCCGCCGTTAATAGCCGACTGCAAGTTCCAGATGCGATCTATCAGTTTGTCGTCTTCATGCTGCTTGTAAAAGTCGGCCTGCAAGGTGGCATTGCGATCCGCAATGCTAATCTGGCGGAGATGCTGTTGCCTGCGGTGTTTGCCATGGTCATGGGGGTTCTTATCGTGTTTATCGGGCGCTACACGTTGGCTAAGCTACCGAACGTCAAAACCGTGGATGCCATCGCGACTGCGGGCTTGTTCGGTGCCGTGAGTGGCTCTACCCTCGCCGCCGCCCTATCTCTACTGCAAGAGCAAGGCATCGAATACGAGGCTTGGGCCGCCGCACTCTATCCCTTCATGGACATCCCTGCACTTGTAACTGCGATCGTCTTGGCCAGCGTTTATCTTAGTAAGCGGCGCGCTATCAAAGAAGAGTATCTCAGCAAGCAGGAATATCTCAGCATGCAGCCCGTTATCGCAGGCGAGTATCCCAGTGAGCCGCGCGGTACCGTAGGTAAGTATCCTAGTGAGCCACGCGGTATCGTATGTGAGTATCCCAGCAAGCCGCGCGGCATCACAAGTAAGCAGGTCAAGATATGGCCTATTGTGAAGGAAAGCCTCCAGGGTTCTGCGCTGTCGGCACTGCTCCTTGGTCTCGCTTTGGGCTTGTTAACCAGACCGGAAAGTGTCTTTGAAAGCTTCTACGAACCCCTCTTCCGCGGACTGCTTTCGATACTGATGCTGGTAATGGGTATGGAGGCCACGGCAAGGCTTAGCGAGTTGCGCAAGGTCGCCCACTGGTACGCTGTATATGCTGTGGTGGCGCCGCTGCTACATGGGCTCATAGCCTTTGGTTTCGGTATGATTGCCCACTTTGCCACGGGATTCAGCCTTGGTGGCGTCGCGATCCTAGCCGTCATTGCCTGCTCCAGTTCAGACATCTCAGGTCCGCCTACTTTACGAGCCGGTATCCCGTCAGCAAATCCCTCAGCCTACGTAGGTGCTTCCACAGCCGTTGGCACGCCAGTTGCGATCGCCTTGGGAATACCGCTATACATTGGGCTCGCCCAGGCGCTGATGGGTAATTAA
- a CDS encoding CBS domain-containing protein translates to MDLILCHTTADFDALGAAVGVARLLPGAKIVLTGGSHPAVRDFLALHRDEYPLIERRAVHPEQIRSLVVVDTQKRDRLGKAAEWLDLPQLEAICVYDHHVDVATDIPATQTRIASVGAATTLVVEELQQQNISLNSIEATVMALGIHVDTGSLTFAQATARDAIALSWLMEQGANLRVIRDYIDPGLSPELQELLTTALANLQTEIISGYNIAWVLLETSGYVMGLSSLASQLMEITESDALILAAQHSLDDERLTIIGRSRIPGTNLNQVFQEFGGGGHSQAASISLRGVDAKQTLTAILNRLKKQTPTPPIARDLMSSPVRTIRPETTIGEAQRILLRYGHSGLCVADSEGQLVGIVSRRDLDIALHHGFSHAPVKGYMKTNLKTITPTTTLPEIESLMVTYDIGRLPVLDSNELVGIVTRTDVLREIHQEETSREQTTRDSILPNYRQGAYQLLRDRLAPQLWELLIKAATHAEQRGWHLYLVGGAVRDLLLTYFRHDKYGSDKSSFQDNSALLTDLDLVVDGPVANNGNGAGVQLARELQQIYPNARLEVHGAFQTAALLWHKDPVFDSLWVDIATARTEFYPYPAANPEVEASSIRQDLYRRDFTINALAIRLTSPRAGELLDFFGGFLDLQAKQIRVLHANSFIEDPTRIYRAVRFAVRLDFTIEPETESYIRYCIASGIYNRLQGNKTPALSARLKGELKYILEAPYWQRALKLLSDLGALKCIHPTLELDRELWRQLRLLERCLQQKLDWQQNLHHWLLRLEAIVAYLSPEYRAQVATHLQLSEDSIKRLGALSEVQTKIEQLLPSYQQPSQIVQLLRCYDIPTLILIAIRTNQRVRRLIWQYFNFWRMVEPPLNGNDLKALGYKPGPIYRVILDDLLAATLDGAIERNANPEERRQWAIAFVQNRYPQ, encoded by the coding sequence ATGGATTTAATTTTGTGTCATACAACAGCAGATTTTGATGCGCTAGGTGCAGCTGTCGGCGTTGCGCGGTTGCTTCCTGGGGCAAAAATCGTCCTAACAGGTGGTAGCCATCCAGCGGTGCGTGATTTTTTGGCGTTACATCGCGACGAGTATCCCTTAATCGAACGCCGTGCGGTTCATCCCGAACAAATTCGTTCTTTAGTGGTAGTAGATACACAAAAGCGCGATCGCTTGGGTAAAGCAGCCGAGTGGTTAGATTTACCGCAATTAGAAGCGATTTGCGTATACGATCATCACGTAGATGTTGCGACAGATATTCCCGCAACGCAAACTCGAATTGCCTCTGTTGGCGCAGCAACAACTTTAGTCGTCGAAGAACTGCAGCAACAAAACATTAGCCTTAACTCAATTGAAGCCACAGTGATGGCATTAGGAATTCATGTTGATACCGGTTCGCTTACCTTTGCCCAAGCAACCGCCCGCGATGCGATCGCCTTATCGTGGTTGATGGAGCAAGGGGCAAATTTACGTGTCATTCGCGATTATATCGACCCAGGATTATCACCAGAGTTACAAGAATTACTCACAACAGCTTTAGCCAATCTGCAAACCGAAATTATCAGCGGCTACAACATAGCTTGGGTACTGCTAGAAACCTCAGGTTATGTCATGGGTTTATCTAGCTTGGCTTCGCAGTTAATGGAAATTACCGAAAGCGATGCGCTAATTTTAGCCGCACAGCATTCTTTAGACGACGAACGGTTGACAATTATCGGGCGATCGCGAATTCCAGGAACAAACCTCAATCAAGTCTTTCAAGAATTTGGTGGTGGCGGACATTCGCAAGCAGCATCCATTTCGCTGCGTGGTGTCGATGCTAAGCAAACCTTAACGGCAATCTTAAACAGGCTGAAAAAACAAACTCCTACACCACCGATTGCCCGCGATTTAATGTCTTCACCCGTGCGCACAATTCGACCTGAAACAACGATTGGCGAAGCACAGCGGATTCTTTTACGCTATGGTCATTCGGGCTTATGCGTTGCCGATTCTGAAGGTCAACTTGTCGGTATTGTTTCCCGCCGCGATCTTGATATTGCGCTGCATCATGGCTTTAGTCATGCACCCGTCAAGGGATACATGAAAACAAATCTTAAAACAATTACCCCAACAACAACACTACCCGAAATCGAGTCACTTATGGTGACATACGATATTGGACGTCTTCCCGTTTTAGATAGCAATGAATTAGTGGGAATTGTAACGCGTACCGACGTACTGCGCGAAATTCATCAAGAAGAAACCAGCCGAGAACAAACAACTAGAGATAGTATTTTACCCAACTATCGACAAGGTGCATATCAACTTTTACGCGATCGCTTAGCCCCGCAACTTTGGGAATTACTCATCAAAGCGGCGACTCACGCTGAACAACGAGGTTGGCATTTATATCTTGTTGGTGGTGCTGTCCGCGACTTGCTGTTGACATACTTTCGACATGACAAGTATGGCTCAGATAAAAGCTCTTTCCAAGATAATTCCGCACTTCTAACCGATCTTGACTTAGTCGTAGATGGTCCTGTTGCCAACAATGGTAACGGTGCAGGCGTCCAACTTGCACGAGAATTACAGCAAATCTATCCCAATGCTCGTTTAGAAGTTCACGGCGCGTTTCAAACTGCAGCACTTTTATGGCACAAAGACCCAGTTTTTGATTCTTTATGGGTAGATATTGCCACCGCAAGAACCGAATTTTATCCCTACCCCGCAGCTAACCCTGAGGTGGAAGCAAGTTCAATTCGCCAAGATTTGTATCGGCGAGACTTTACAATTAATGCTTTAGCAATTCGACTGACATCGCCGCGCGCCGGAGAGTTATTAGATTTCTTTGGTGGTTTTCTCGATCTACAAGCCAAGCAAATTCGCGTTCTGCACGCCAATAGTTTTATTGAAGATCCCACGCGGATTTACCGGGCGGTGAGGTTTGCAGTACGGCTAGATTTTACGATTGAACCCGAAACCGAAAGCTATATTCGCTACTGCATCGCTAGTGGTATCTATAACCGCCTTCAAGGCAATAAAACTCCTGCACTGTCTGCGCGGCTCAAAGGCGAACTGAAGTATATTTTAGAAGCACCTTATTGGCAGCGGGCATTAAAGCTACTTTCCGATTTAGGCGCACTCAAGTGCATTCACCCAACTTTAGAACTCGATCGCGAATTATGGCGACAACTGCGTTTGTTAGAACGCTGTTTGCAACAAAAACTTGACTGGCAACAAAACTTACATCATTGGCTATTGCGACTCGAAGCGATCGTCGCGTACCTCTCACCAGAATATCGCGCGCAGGTTGCCACGCATTTACAGCTTTCTGAGGATAGTATCAAACGTCTCGGAGCATTAAGTGAGGTACAAACCAAAATTGAACAATTATTACCTTCCTATCAGCAACCAAGTCAAATTGTACAGTTACTTCGTTGTTATGACATACCAACGCTAATTTTAATCGCCATTCGTACCAATCAAAGAGTTAGACGTTTAATTTGGCAATATTTCAACTTCTGGAGAATGGTTGAACCACCCTTAAATGGAAATGACCTAAAAGCTTTAGGTTACAAACCAGGACCAATATACCGCGTCATTTTAGATGATTTATTAGCCGCGACGCTCGATGGTGCGATTGAGCGCAATGCAAATCCTGAAGAACGTCGTCAGTGGGCGATCGCGTTTGTTCAAAACCGCTACCCGCAATAA
- the ribH gene encoding 6,7-dimethyl-8-ribityllumazine synthase, whose product MAVFEGTFAQTEPLRLAIVIGRFNDLITNKLLEGCQDCLKRHGVDINPHGNQVDYVWVPGSFEVPVVAHQLAQSRRYDAIICLGAVIRGQTPHFDYVAGEVAKGIAAAGFQTGVPVVFGILTADNMQQALERAGIKSNKGWDYAMNALEMGNLMRQLHSRLEVESYRDPQLPVALKSAQASDVSVAPEAMG is encoded by the coding sequence ATGGCAGTTTTTGAGGGTACTTTTGCGCAAACTGAGCCATTACGCTTGGCAATAGTTATTGGGCGATTCAACGATCTAATTACAAATAAGTTACTGGAGGGATGCCAGGATTGCTTAAAACGTCATGGTGTTGATATCAATCCGCATGGTAACCAAGTAGATTATGTCTGGGTTCCAGGAAGTTTTGAAGTTCCAGTCGTTGCGCATCAACTCGCGCAATCACGACGTTACGACGCGATCATTTGCTTGGGGGCTGTGATTCGCGGGCAAACTCCGCATTTCGATTATGTTGCGGGTGAAGTTGCGAAAGGTATTGCTGCCGCTGGCTTTCAAACTGGAGTGCCTGTTGTTTTTGGCATTTTGACGGCAGACAATATGCAGCAAGCATTAGAAAGGGCAGGCATCAAAAGTAATAAAGGCTGGGATTACGCGATGAATGCTTTGGAAATGGGTAATTTGATGCGTCAACTACACTCGCGACTCGAAGTCGAATCGTATCGAGATCCACAACTCCCTGTAGCCCTCAAAAGCGCGCAAGCCTCAGATGTTTCAGTTGCTCCCGAAGCAATGGGTTAA
- a CDS encoding glutamate-5-semialdehyde dehydrogenase produces MIDAFDIAPDAIAVASRAYQASLTLGTTKGTERSSAVLAMAKALQHSFDDILEANTLDLEASREMAVPDLILDWLKLTPKRLQAAVEILERLAELSDPIRRVRNADYQLLDSQTYCQLVPLGVIALIYEAFPELAAIAAGLCIKTGNSLILKGGSEASNSNAAIVNALQLALEETGLPHGCLDLLPVDRGGIIRDLVTQDQYLNLVIPYGRPSLVQQVTKVATAPVLRSAMGNCYLYWSASGSLDMTRTIIIDSHQSEPDPVNAIEKVLVHRASKPSYLVSLWNNLQEKGFKIKGDAELVAAFPELQLAAESEWACPYLDRTVAFKVVDRLEEAIAWINRYSSGHADCIVTESYQESRHFALGVNSASTYINASPRFSRNPAQGDAVFLGMSNQKGQRRGFISLETLTTVKHIVQGNGKF; encoded by the coding sequence ATGATTGATGCTTTTGATATAGCCCCTGATGCGATCGCCGTTGCAAGCCGCGCCTATCAAGCTTCCTTAACACTAGGTACTACCAAAGGAACTGAACGAAGTAGCGCTGTACTGGCCATGGCAAAAGCACTACAGCATTCATTTGATGACATTCTGGAAGCAAATACGCTGGATTTGGAAGCTAGCCGCGAAATGGCAGTTCCCGATTTAATTTTAGATTGGCTAAAACTAACGCCGAAACGTTTGCAAGCCGCAGTAGAAATTTTAGAACGCCTCGCAGAATTATCCGATCCAATTCGGCGCGTGCGCAATGCTGACTATCAATTACTAGACTCGCAAACGTACTGCCAACTCGTACCTTTGGGAGTTATTGCGTTGATATATGAGGCATTTCCTGAGTTAGCAGCGATCGCAGCAGGATTGTGCATCAAAACAGGTAATAGCTTAATCTTGAAAGGCGGTAGCGAAGCGAGTAATTCTAATGCAGCAATTGTCAATGCTTTACAACTAGCGCTAGAAGAAACAGGTTTACCTCACGGATGTCTGGATTTATTACCAGTCGACCGCGGTGGCATTATCCGCGATTTGGTTACTCAAGATCAGTATTTGAATCTTGTGATTCCCTACGGGCGTCCTAGCTTGGTACAACAAGTTACTAAAGTCGCGACTGCTCCAGTCTTGCGTTCGGCAATGGGTAATTGTTACCTTTACTGGTCAGCGTCAGGAAGTCTGGATATGACGCGCACCATTATTATAGACAGCCATCAAAGCGAACCCGATCCAGTTAATGCGATCGAGAAAGTCCTCGTTCATCGTGCGAGTAAGCCTTCGTATTTAGTTAGCCTCTGGAACAACTTGCAAGAAAAAGGTTTCAAGATCAAAGGCGATGCAGAGTTAGTTGCAGCATTTCCAGAGTTACAGCTCGCAGCGGAATCGGAATGGGCGTGTCCTTACTTGGATCGAACCGTGGCATTTAAAGTTGTCGATCGCTTGGAAGAAGCGATCGCATGGATTAATCGATATAGCAGTGGTCACGCCGACTGCATTGTCACCGAATCTTACCAAGAAAGTCGCCACTTTGCCTTAGGAGTAAATAGCGCCTCAACGTACATTAATGCTTCTCCACGCTTTTCGCGTAATCCCGCGCAAGGCGATGCTGTATTTTTGGGTATGTCAAATCAAAAAGGACAAAGACGAGGTTTTATTAGCTTAGAAACGCTAACAACCGTCAAGCACATTGTTCAAGGTAATGGCAAGTTTTGA
- a CDS encoding P-II family nitrogen regulator: MTQQASKLVIVTEKVLLKQIAKIIDEAGATGYTVVAAGGKGSRNVRSSGQPTVSDTYANIKIEVLTANRDIALKISDEVAAQFFGDYSGIAYLCDAEVLHAHKF, translated from the coding sequence ATGACCCAGCAAGCCAGCAAACTTGTCATCGTCACGGAAAAGGTGCTGCTAAAACAGATCGCCAAGATTATCGACGAAGCCGGGGCTACCGGTTATACGGTGGTGGCCGCTGGCGGTAAAGGCAGTCGCAACGTGCGCTCGTCGGGACAACCCACCGTTTCCGATACCTATGCGAATATCAAGATCGAGGTGCTCACCGCCAATCGGGATATAGCCTTAAAGATTTCAGACGAGGTCGCAGCGCAGTTTTTCGGCGATTATTCGGGCATCGCCTATCTCTGCGACGCGGAGGTACTGCACGCGCACAAGTTCTGA
- the psbZ gene encoding photosystem II reaction center protein PsbZ, whose amino-acid sequence MLTILFQIALVALVIVSFAMLIGVPVAYATPQNWVESKRLLWIGSITWIALVFLVGALNFLVV is encoded by the coding sequence ATGCTCACAATTTTATTTCAAATTGCTTTAGTTGCTCTGGTGATCGTGTCGTTTGCTATGCTCATTGGCGTTCCTGTTGCGTATGCTACGCCGCAGAACTGGGTTGAATCCAAAAGGCTACTGTGGATAGGTTCGATTACTTGGATTGCTCTCGTCTTTTTAGTCGGCGCGCTAAACTTTCTCGTTGTTTAG
- a CDS encoding Stp1/IreP family PP2C-type Ser/Thr phosphatase: MKLRFTGLSNPGLVRFSNQDAYYIDPEGRFFIVADGMGGHTGGEEASRIAIHVIRDYLLQHWKSDLATKDLLDNAFKQANLTIVREQKRQPQCSDMGTTAVAVVFRNQQPTIAHVGDSRLYLFRDSTLQQVTADHTWVNMALHQGDITPEEARVHPWRHILSRCLGREELDQVDLQTLAVQSGDRLLLCSDGLTEELSDEQIAFQLQSNPPIEKAAAALVKAALASGGHDNITVAIVELE; this comes from the coding sequence ATGAAACTGCGCTTCACGGGTCTTAGTAACCCAGGGTTGGTACGCTTCTCGAATCAGGATGCTTACTACATCGATCCGGAAGGGCGATTTTTTATTGTCGCTGACGGTATGGGCGGTCATACTGGCGGCGAAGAGGCAAGTCGGATTGCAATACACGTCATTCGCGACTATCTGTTGCAGCATTGGAAGAGCGATCTTGCAACAAAAGACTTATTAGACAATGCTTTCAAGCAGGCTAATCTCACAATCGTCCGAGAACAAAAACGACAGCCGCAATGCAGTGATATGGGAACAACCGCTGTCGCAGTTGTTTTTCGCAACCAACAACCAACAATCGCGCACGTTGGGGACTCCCGCTTGTATCTGTTTCGTGACTCAACATTACAACAAGTTACCGCAGATCATACCTGGGTCAACATGGCTTTACACCAAGGCGATATTACGCCTGAAGAAGCCCGCGTTCATCCCTGGAGACACATCCTCTCGCGCTGTTTGGGTCGCGAGGAGTTAGACCAAGTCGATCTACAAACGCTCGCCGTTCAAAGTGGCGATCGCTTGCTACTCTGCTCTGACGGACTGACTGAAGAACTCTCTGACGAACAAATTGCTTTTCAGCTGCAATCCAACCCCCCAATCGAGAAAGCTGCTGCTGCCTTAGTGAAAGCTGCACTGGCAAGCGGTGGTCATGATAATATCACCGTAGCAATCGTCGAACTTGAGTAA